A section of the Pseudomonas tritici genome encodes:
- a CDS encoding SDR family NAD(P)-dependent oxidoreductase, translated as MSRKVALITGAASGIGQALAVAYARNRVAVVGGYYPADPHEPQTTVSLVEAAGGECLMLPLDVGDTASVDALAAQAIQHFGRLDYAVANAGLLRRAPLLEMTDALWDEMLNVDLTGVMRTFRAATRHMHEGGALVAISSIAGGVYGWQEHSHYAAAKAGVPGLCRSLAVELAPLGIRCNAVIPGLIETPQSLDAKNSLGPEGLAKAARAIPLGRVGRADEVASLVQFLTSEASSYLTGQSIVIDGGLTVRWPD; from the coding sequence ATGAGCCGTAAAGTTGCCTTGATTACCGGTGCCGCCAGCGGCATCGGCCAAGCCCTCGCCGTGGCCTATGCCCGCAACCGCGTGGCGGTGGTGGGCGGGTATTACCCGGCTGATCCCCATGAGCCGCAGACCACCGTCAGCCTGGTGGAAGCCGCTGGTGGCGAATGCCTGATGCTGCCGTTGGACGTGGGCGATACTGCCTCGGTCGACGCACTGGCCGCGCAAGCCATACAGCATTTCGGGCGACTGGATTATGCGGTGGCCAACGCCGGACTGCTGCGTCGCGCACCGTTGCTGGAAATGACCGATGCGCTGTGGGACGAGATGCTCAACGTCGACCTCACGGGGGTGATGCGCACCTTCCGCGCGGCGACCCGGCATATGCATGAAGGCGGCGCGCTGGTCGCGATTTCGTCGATTGCCGGTGGCGTGTATGGCTGGCAGGAACACAGCCATTACGCGGCGGCCAAGGCCGGTGTGCCGGGGTTGTGCCGGTCTCTGGCGGTGGAGTTGGCGCCGCTGGGCATTCGTTGCAATGCGGTGATTCCAGGGTTGATTGAAACGCCGCAGTCGCTGGATGCAAAGAACTCGCTGGGGCCGGAAGGTTTGGCCAAGGCGGCGCGCGCGATTCCGCTGGGGCGGGTAGGGCGAGCGGATGAAGTCGCGTCGCTGGTGCAGTTTTTGACCAGTGAAGCGTCGAGCTACCTGACCGGGCAGAGCATCGTCATCGACGGCGGCCTGACCGTACGCTGGCCCGACTGA
- a CDS encoding ABC transporter substrate-binding protein translates to MITLRVLGTSVTLLECLRVRAEEELGIRLVYQVHDVEQAQRIAVMQPDSYDLYDQWFHNVDFVWPARAIQPIDTRRIALWHEINDLPKRGRLSPDDRLGSGSVPSERLFVQHDGSLGSTVTERISMLPLTHNADSFAYRPERLPEGFCHGNESWGWLLDPAWRARTALQSDAAIGALDAALAVQGAGLASFKDIGNMSIEEIDVLADILVRKQKEGHFAAFWSDDEEAAQLMLSPSIDIQSLWSPTLMRLHRAGVKYRLAVPREGYRAWFGGLSLSRHAKGPVLDAAYAYLNWWLSGWPGAVMARQGYYIGNPARSRDHLSRAEWDYWYAGKPAREELPGSDGLPLIDIGEVRDGGSYEQRMGHIAVWNSVMDEHNYLVRRWGDFMRARG, encoded by the coding sequence ATGATCACACTCCGCGTTCTCGGGACGTCGGTCACCCTGCTTGAATGCCTGCGGGTACGCGCCGAAGAGGAGCTGGGCATTCGCCTGGTCTACCAGGTGCACGACGTCGAGCAGGCGCAACGCATCGCGGTGATGCAACCCGACAGCTACGACCTGTATGACCAGTGGTTCCACAACGTCGACTTCGTGTGGCCGGCCCGGGCCATCCAGCCTATCGACACCCGACGCATCGCGCTATGGCACGAGATCAATGACCTGCCCAAGCGCGGGCGCCTGTCGCCCGATGACCGCCTGGGCAGCGGCAGCGTGCCCAGCGAGCGGCTGTTCGTGCAGCACGACGGCAGCCTCGGCAGCACGGTCACCGAGCGCATCAGCATGTTGCCCCTGACCCACAACGCCGACAGTTTCGCCTACCGTCCTGAGCGCTTGCCCGAAGGTTTTTGCCATGGCAATGAAAGCTGGGGCTGGTTGCTCGACCCGGCCTGGCGCGCACGTACCGCCCTGCAAAGCGACGCTGCGATCGGTGCGCTGGACGCGGCGCTGGCAGTGCAGGGCGCGGGGCTGGCGAGCTTCAAGGACATCGGCAACATGAGCATCGAAGAGATCGATGTACTGGCCGACATCCTCGTGCGCAAACAAAAGGAGGGGCACTTCGCGGCGTTCTGGTCCGATGACGAAGAGGCCGCGCAATTGATGCTCAGCCCCAGCATCGATATCCAGAGCCTGTGGTCGCCGACCTTGATGCGCCTGCACCGCGCCGGGGTGAAATACCGCCTGGCGGTGCCACGCGAAGGCTATCGCGCCTGGTTTGGTGGTTTGTCATTGTCGCGCCATGCGAAGGGGCCGGTGCTGGATGCCGCGTATGCCTACCTGAATTGGTGGCTGTCCGGCTGGCCCGGTGCGGTGATGGCGCGCCAGGGTTACTACATCGGCAACCCGGCGCGTAGCCGAGACCATCTGAGCCGCGCCGAGTGGGATTACTGGTATGCCGGCAAGCCTGCGCGAGAGGAGCTGCCGGGCAGCGATGGCCTGCCGTTGATCGATATCGGTGAAGTGCGCGACGGCGGTTCCTATGAGCAACGCATGGGGCATATTGCGGTGTGGAATTCGGTGATGGATGAACACAACTACCTGGTACGGCGTTGGGGGGATTTTATGCGTGCTCGCGGCTAA
- a CDS encoding polysaccharide deacetylase family protein, which yields MAKDILCAFGVDVDAVAGWLGSYGGEDSPDDISRGLFAGEIGAPRLLKLFERYGLRTTWFIPGHSMETFPEQMKAVADAGHEIGVHGYSHENPIAMTAEQEEIVLDKSIELITQVTGKRPTGYVAPWWEFSKVTNELLLKKGIKYDHSLMHNDFHPYYVRKGDSWTKIDYSQHPDIWMKPLVRGEETDLVEIPANWYLDDLPPMMFIKKAPNSHGFVNPRHLEEMWRDQFDWVYREHEHAVFTMTIHPDVSGRPQVLLMLERLIEHIQSHAGVRFVTFDEIADDFIRRQPRT from the coding sequence ATGGCTAAAGACATTCTTTGTGCATTTGGTGTCGACGTTGACGCCGTCGCCGGCTGGCTCGGTTCCTATGGCGGTGAAGACTCGCCGGACGACATTTCCCGCGGCTTGTTTGCCGGTGAAATCGGTGCGCCGCGCCTGCTCAAATTGTTCGAGCGCTATGGCCTGCGCACCACCTGGTTCATCCCCGGCCACTCGATGGAAACCTTTCCCGAGCAGATGAAGGCGGTGGCCGACGCCGGTCACGAAATCGGCGTGCACGGCTACAGCCACGAAAACCCCATCGCGATGACCGCCGAGCAGGAAGAAATCGTCCTCGATAAATCCATCGAGCTGATCACCCAGGTCACCGGCAAACGCCCCACTGGCTACGTCGCGCCATGGTGGGAATTCAGCAAGGTCACCAACGAACTGCTGCTGAAAAAAGGCATCAAGTACGACCACAGCCTGATGCACAACGACTTCCACCCCTACTACGTGCGCAAGGGTGACAGCTGGACCAAGATCGATTACAGCCAGCACCCCGACATCTGGATGAAACCACTGGTACGCGGCGAAGAAACCGACCTGGTGGAGATCCCGGCCAATTGGTACCTCGACGACCTGCCGCCGATGATGTTCATCAAAAAGGCCCCCAACAGCCACGGCTTCGTCAACCCGCGTCACCTCGAAGAAATGTGGCGCGACCAGTTCGATTGGGTCTACCGCGAGCACGAACACGCGGTGTTCACCATGACCATCCACCCCGATGTTTCCGGCCGCCCGCAAGTGCTGCTGATGCTTGAGCGGCTGATCGAACACATCCAGAGCCATGCCGGCGTGCGCTTCGTCACCTTTGACGAAATCGCCGACGATTTTATCCGCCGCCAACCGCGTACCTGA
- the lon gene encoding endopeptidase La gives MSDQQEFPDYDLNDYADPENAEHAASSNTGLALPGQNLPDKVYIIPIHNRPFFPAQVLPVIVNEEPWAETLELVSKSDHHSLALFFMDTPPEDPRHFDTSSLPLYGTLVKVHHASRENGKLQFVAQGLTRVRIKTWLKHHRPPYLVEVEYPHQPSEPTDEVKAYGMALINAIKELLPLNPLYSEELKNYLNRFSPNDPSPLTDFAAALTSATGNELQEVLDCVPMLKRMEKVLPMLRKEVEVARLQKELSAEVNRKIGEHQREFFLKEQLKVIQQELGLTKDDRSADVEQFEQRLESKVLPAQAKKRIDEELNKLSILETGSPEYAVTRNYLDWATSVPWGVFGEDKLDLKHARKVLDKHHAGLDDIKSRILEFLAVGAYKGEVAGSIVLLVGPPGVGKTSVGKSIAESLGRPFYRFSVGGMRDEAEIKGHRRTYIGAMPGKLVQALKDVEVMNPVIMLDEIDKMGQSFQGDPASALLETLDPEQNVEFLDHYLDLRLDLSKVLFVCTANTLDSIPGPLLDRMEVIRLSGYITEEKVAIAKRHLWPKQLQKAGVSKNTLTISDGALRALIDGYAREAGVRQLEKQLGKLVRKAVVKLLDEPDLVIKIGNKDLESSLGVPVFRNEQVLSGTGVITGLAWTSMGGATLPIEATRIHTLNRGFKLTGQLGEVMKESAEIAYSYISSNLKSFGGDPKFFDEAFVHLHVPEGATPKDGPSAGVTMASALLSLARNQPPKKGVAMTGELTLTGHVLPIGGVREKVIAARRQKIHELILPEPNRGSFEELPEYLKEGMTVHFAKRFADVAKVLF, from the coding sequence ATGAGCGACCAGCAAGAATTCCCTGATTACGACCTCAACGACTACGCCGATCCCGAAAACGCCGAGCACGCAGCGTCCTCCAACACCGGCCTGGCCCTACCCGGGCAAAACCTGCCGGACAAGGTCTACATCATCCCGATCCACAACCGGCCCTTCTTCCCGGCGCAAGTGTTGCCGGTGATCGTCAATGAAGAGCCGTGGGCCGAGACCCTGGAGCTGGTGAGCAAATCCGACCACCACTCCCTGGCCCTGTTCTTCATGGACACCCCGCCGGAAGACCCGCGCCACTTCGACACTTCCAGCCTGCCGCTGTACGGCACGCTGGTGAAGGTGCACCACGCCAGCCGCGAAAACGGCAAGCTGCAATTCGTGGCCCAGGGCCTGACCCGCGTGCGCATCAAGACCTGGCTCAAGCACCACCGCCCACCGTACCTGGTGGAAGTCGAATACCCGCACCAGCCCTCGGAGCCGACCGACGAGGTCAAGGCCTACGGCATGGCGCTGATCAATGCGATCAAGGAACTGCTGCCGCTTAACCCGCTGTACAGCGAAGAGTTGAAGAACTACCTCAACCGCTTCAGCCCCAACGACCCGTCGCCGCTCACCGACTTCGCCGCCGCGTTGACCTCGGCCACCGGCAACGAATTGCAGGAAGTGCTGGACTGCGTGCCCATGCTCAAGCGCATGGAAAAAGTGCTGCCGATGCTGCGCAAAGAAGTCGAAGTTGCGCGCCTGCAAAAAGAACTCTCCGCTGAAGTGAACCGCAAGATCGGCGAGCACCAGCGCGAGTTCTTCCTCAAGGAACAGCTCAAGGTCATCCAGCAGGAGCTGGGCTTGACCAAGGACGACCGCAGTGCGGATGTCGAGCAGTTCGAGCAACGCCTGGAAAGCAAAGTACTGCCGGCCCAGGCGAAAAAACGCATCGATGAAGAACTGAACAAACTGTCGATCCTCGAAACCGGCTCGCCGGAATACGCGGTGACACGCAATTACCTGGACTGGGCCACCTCGGTACCGTGGGGCGTGTTTGGCGAGGATAAACTCGACCTGAAACATGCGCGCAAGGTGCTGGACAAGCACCACGCAGGCCTGGATGACATCAAGAGTCGCATCCTCGAATTCCTCGCGGTGGGCGCCTATAAAGGCGAAGTCGCCGGTTCCATCGTGCTGCTGGTCGGCCCGCCGGGCGTGGGCAAGACCAGCGTTGGTAAATCCATCGCCGAGTCGCTGGGACGGCCCTTCTACCGCTTCAGCGTCGGCGGCATGCGCGACGAGGCCGAGATCAAGGGCCATCGCCGCACCTACATCGGCGCCATGCCCGGCAAGCTGGTGCAGGCGCTCAAAGATGTGGAAGTGATGAACCCGGTAATCATGCTCGACGAGATCGACAAGATGGGCCAGAGCTTCCAGGGCGACCCGGCGTCAGCGCTGTTGGAAACCCTCGACCCCGAGCAAAACGTCGAATTCCTCGACCACTACTTGGACCTGCGCCTGGACCTGTCCAAAGTGCTGTTCGTGTGCACCGCCAACACCCTGGACTCCATCCCTGGCCCGCTGCTGGACCGCATGGAAGTGATTCGCCTGTCGGGCTATATCACCGAAGAAAAAGTCGCCATTGCCAAGCGCCATCTGTGGCCCAAGCAGCTGCAAAAAGCCGGCGTGTCGAAAAACACCCTGACCATCAGCGACGGCGCGTTGCGCGCGTTGATCGACGGCTATGCCCGCGAAGCCGGTGTGCGCCAGCTGGAGAAACAGCTAGGCAAACTGGTGCGCAAGGCTGTGGTCAAGCTGCTGGATGAGCCGGATCTGGTGATCAAGATCGGCAACAAAGACCTGGAAAGCTCACTGGGTGTACCGGTGTTCCGCAATGAGCAGGTGCTGTCCGGCACCGGCGTGATCACCGGCCTGGCGTGGACCAGCATGGGCGGCGCGACGCTGCCGATTGAGGCGACACGTATCCATACGCTCAATCGCGGCTTCAAGCTCACCGGGCAGTTGGGTGAAGTGATGAAAGAATCGGCCGAAATTGCCTACAGCTACATCAGCTCGAACCTGAAGTCGTTTGGCGGTGATCCGAAATTCTTTGACGAAGCCTTCGTGCACTTGCACGTACCGGAAGGTGCCACGCCGAAAGACGGCCCGAGCGCCGGGGTGACCATGGCCAGTGCGCTGTTGTCGCTGGCACGTAACCAGCCGCCGAAAAAAGGCGTGGCCATGACCGGTGAGCTGACGTTGACCGGGCATGTACTGCCGATTGGCGGGGTGCGCGAAAAGGTGATTGCGGCGCGGCGTCAGAAGATTCATGAGCTGATCCTGCCGGAGCCAAATCGGGGCAGTTTTGAGGAGTTGCCGGAATACCTGAAGGAAGGGATGACGGTGCACTTTGCCAAGCGGTTTGCGGATGTGGCGAAGGTGCTTTTCTGA
- a CDS encoding CobW family GTP-binding protein, with protein MSIALNVITGFLGSGKTTLLKRLLQGESLGDTALLINEFGDVGIDHLLVEEVAPDTVLLPSGCVCCSIRGELKEALLTLFQRRERGEIPAFKRVILETTGLADPAPILATLNNDVQLRGRFHIGLVITLVDASHAVLQERLHPEWLAQVAAADRLLLSKTDLAGDCAALRAHLQALNAGTPILNTHDIHSGDQLLLGEGLRSAEPAMEVSRWQLHHTTTATHGAAQVCSLTFDQPLDWVGFGVWLSMLLRCHGERILRVKGLLNVNASNAPIVIHGVQHCLHAPVHLPAWPGSDRQSRLVFILRGLEPALLKRSFEAFSRRFAA; from the coding sequence ATGAGCATCGCCCTCAACGTCATCACCGGCTTCCTTGGCAGCGGCAAGACCACCTTGCTCAAGCGCCTGCTGCAGGGTGAAAGCCTGGGCGACACCGCGTTGCTGATCAACGAGTTCGGTGATGTCGGCATCGACCACCTGCTGGTGGAAGAAGTGGCGCCGGATACGGTGCTGCTGCCCAGCGGCTGTGTGTGTTGCTCGATCCGTGGCGAGTTGAAAGAGGCGTTGTTGACCTTGTTTCAACGCCGTGAGCGCGGTGAAATCCCGGCGTTCAAGCGGGTCATCCTGGAGACCACTGGCCTGGCCGACCCGGCGCCGATCCTGGCCACCCTGAACAACGACGTGCAGTTGCGCGGGCGTTTTCATATTGGCTTGGTGATCACCCTGGTGGACGCCAGCCATGCCGTCCTGCAAGAACGCCTGCACCCGGAATGGCTGGCCCAGGTAGCGGCGGCGGACCGTTTGCTGCTGAGCAAGACTGATCTGGCGGGTGACTGCGCTGCACTGCGCGCCCATTTACAGGCGCTCAATGCCGGTACGCCGATCCTCAATACCCATGACATCCACAGCGGCGACCAACTGCTGCTGGGCGAAGGCCTGCGCAGTGCCGAGCCCGCCATGGAAGTCAGCCGCTGGCAGCTGCATCACACCACCACGGCCACCCACGGCGCTGCGCAAGTCTGCAGCCTGACCTTCGACCAGCCTCTTGATTGGGTGGGTTTCGGGGTATGGTTGTCGATGCTGTTAAGATGCCACGGCGAACGAATTCTCCGCGTCAAAGGGCTGCTCAACGTGAACGCCAGTAACGCCCCCATCGTCATTCATGGCGTGCAGCATTGCCTGCATGCGCCGGTGCATTTGCCTGCATGGCCGGGCAGCGACCGGCAATCACGCCTGGTGTTTATCCTGCGTGGCCTCGAGCCTGCGCTGCTCAAGCGTTCGTTTGAAGCGTTCTCGCGGCGGTTCGCTGCATGA
- a CDS encoding SDR family NAD(P)-dependent oxidoreductase codes for MPQLTHRRAVITGAGSGIGAAIARAYAAEGARLVLADRNAASLAETAITCRNLGAEVFECLADVGTVEGAQASVDRCVEQFGGIDILVNNAGMLTQARCVDLTIDMWNDMLRVDLTSVFVASQRALPHMLAQRWGRIINVASQLGIKGGAELTHYAAAKAGVIGFTKSLALEVAKDNVLVNAIAPGPIETPLVGGISEEWKRAKAKELPLGRFGLADEVAPVAVLLASEPGGNLFVGQTLGPNSGDVMP; via the coding sequence ATGCCTCAACTCACTCACCGCCGCGCCGTCATCACCGGCGCCGGCAGTGGCATCGGCGCTGCCATCGCCCGTGCCTACGCCGCCGAAGGCGCGCGCCTGGTGCTGGCCGACCGCAACGCCGCCAGCCTCGCCGAAACCGCGATCACCTGCCGCAACCTTGGCGCCGAGGTGTTCGAATGCCTGGCCGACGTCGGCACCGTCGAAGGCGCCCAGGCCAGTGTTGACCGTTGCGTCGAGCAGTTCGGCGGTATCGATATCCTGGTCAACAATGCCGGCATGCTCACCCAGGCGCGTTGCGTCGACCTGACCATCGACATGTGGAACGACATGCTGCGCGTCGACCTCACCAGTGTGTTCGTCGCCAGCCAGCGCGCCTTGCCGCACATGCTCGCGCAGCGTTGGGGGCGGATCATCAATGTCGCCTCGCAACTGGGCATCAAAGGCGGCGCCGAGTTGACTCACTACGCCGCCGCCAAGGCTGGGGTGATCGGCTTTACCAAGTCCCTGGCGCTGGAAGTGGCAAAAGACAACGTACTGGTCAACGCCATCGCACCGGGCCCGATTGAAACGCCATTGGTGGGCGGTATCAGTGAGGAATGGAAACGCGCCAAGGCCAAGGAGTTGCCGCTGGGCCGTTTCGGCCTGGCCGATGAAGTGGCGCCGGTGGCGGTGCTGCTGGCCAGCGAGCCCGGCGGCAACTTGTTCGTTGGCCAGACACTGGGCCCGAACTCCGGCGATGTCATGCCATGA
- a CDS encoding MFS transporter, which produces MSIYNKLDLTGWKPRQLTSKEVRFATWIAFFAWVFAVYDFILFGTLLPEIGRHFGWGEVEQAEIATWVAVGTAVVAFAIGPVVDKLGRRKGIIFTVAGSALCSALTAIGGAWGKSPLILIRSLGGLGYAEETVNATYLSELYGASEDPRLTKRRGFIYSLVQGGWPVGALIAAGLTALLLPIIGWQGCFIFAAIPALVIAIMARKLKESPQFQIHERISQLRKSGAVTEAQNVAVTYGVDYDEHSKAGLKAAFRGPARRATLVIGAALLLNWAAIQVFSVLGTSVIVSVHHISFENSLIILVLSNLVGYCGYLSHGWMGDKIGRRNVIGLGWMLGGLAFAGMLFGPSNMPMVVGLYSLGLFFLIGPYSAALFFISESFPTSIRATGGAIIHAMGPIGAVVAGFGATQVLSAGSDWQTAALWFGALPCFLSGVLMFAARHVRPETVQ; this is translated from the coding sequence ATGTCCATCTATAACAAGCTTGACCTGACTGGCTGGAAACCCCGGCAACTGACGTCCAAGGAAGTACGTTTCGCCACCTGGATCGCGTTTTTCGCCTGGGTGTTCGCGGTGTATGACTTCATCCTGTTCGGCACTTTGCTACCGGAGATCGGCCGGCATTTTGGCTGGGGGGAAGTGGAGCAAGCTGAAATCGCGACCTGGGTAGCGGTGGGCACGGCGGTGGTCGCCTTTGCCATCGGCCCCGTCGTCGATAAGTTGGGGCGGCGCAAAGGCATTATCTTCACCGTGGCAGGTTCCGCGCTCTGCTCGGCACTGACTGCAATCGGCGGCGCGTGGGGCAAGTCGCCGCTGATTCTGATCCGGTCGCTGGGCGGCCTGGGCTATGCCGAGGAAACCGTCAACGCGACGTATTTGAGCGAGCTGTATGGCGCCTCGGAAGACCCGCGGTTGACCAAGCGTCGCGGCTTTATCTACAGCCTGGTGCAGGGCGGCTGGCCGGTCGGTGCGTTGATCGCCGCCGGGTTGACCGCGTTGCTGCTGCCGATCATTGGCTGGCAGGGCTGCTTCATCTTCGCTGCAATCCCGGCGCTGGTGATTGCGATCATGGCGCGCAAGCTCAAGGAGAGTCCGCAGTTCCAGATCCATGAACGCATCAGCCAGCTGCGTAAAAGCGGCGCGGTGACTGAAGCACAAAATGTCGCCGTGACCTACGGCGTGGACTATGACGAACACAGCAAGGCCGGTCTCAAGGCCGCCTTCCGTGGCCCGGCGCGCCGCGCCACCCTGGTGATTGGCGCTGCACTGTTGCTTAACTGGGCAGCTATCCAGGTGTTCAGCGTGCTCGGGACGTCGGTGATTGTCAGCGTGCACCACATCTCGTTCGAGAACTCGCTGATCATCCTCGTGCTGTCGAACCTGGTGGGCTACTGCGGCTACCTCAGCCACGGCTGGATGGGCGACAAGATCGGCCGTCGCAACGTGATCGGCCTGGGCTGGATGCTTGGCGGCCTGGCGTTTGCCGGGATGCTGTTTGGCCCGAGCAATATGCCGATGGTGGTCGGGCTCTACAGCCTGGGCCTGTTCTTCCTGATCGGGCCGTACTCGGCAGCGCTGTTCTTTATCAGTGAGAGTTTCCCTACCAGCATTCGCGCCACGGGGGGCGCGATCATCCATGCCATGGGCCCGATCGGCGCGGTGGTCGCAGGTTTTGGTGCGACCCAAGTGTTGTCCGCCGGCAGCGACTGGCAAACCGCCGCGCTGTGGTTTGGCGCATTGCCGTGCTTCCTGTCTGGCGTGCTGATGTTTGCCGCGCGCCATGTGCGCCCGGAAACCGTTCAGTAA
- a CDS encoding amidase: MSDATSMAEDFASGRSDPVQALEQALERASQVPSVFISLTTERARREAAAAAARWRAGQPLSVFDGVPLAWKDLFDVAGSTTTAGAAYRRNAPAALLDAPTVGLLCRAGMVSVGKTNLSELAYSGLGLNPHFGTPHNPHGTDQPRIPGGSSSGSAVAVAAGIVPIAMGTDTAGSIRIPSAFNGLVGYRSSSRRYSRDGVFPLAHTLDSLGPLTRSVRDALAIDDLLHGRTQTHHARSLKGQRFVLAQQDVEPAVRNNLLRAVEQLKAQGALIEERECPTFQATLDLINHHGWLGSFEAFALHQGLLDSRDAEQLDPRVRRRLEAARSLPASQLIHLTDARRRLQQQLIDDLDGAILITPTVAHVAPALAPLEADDDLFVKTNLATLRLTMPGSLLDMPGVTLPSGRDAQGLSTGLLLSAPAGEDARLLRAALSVETVLNV, encoded by the coding sequence ATGTCAGACGCCACTTCAATGGCCGAGGATTTTGCCAGCGGTCGCAGCGATCCGGTTCAAGCCCTCGAACAGGCACTCGAGAGGGCAAGCCAGGTGCCGTCAGTATTCATCAGCCTGACCACCGAGCGCGCCCGCCGTGAAGCCGCCGCCGCCGCCGCCCGTTGGCGCGCCGGCCAGCCCTTGAGCGTATTCGATGGCGTGCCGCTGGCCTGGAAAGACCTGTTCGATGTGGCTGGAAGCACCACCACTGCTGGCGCCGCCTATCGCCGCAATGCGCCTGCCGCTTTGCTCGACGCGCCCACTGTGGGCCTGTTGTGTCGCGCCGGGATGGTCAGTGTGGGCAAGACCAACCTCAGCGAATTGGCCTACTCAGGCTTGGGCCTGAACCCGCATTTCGGCACGCCGCACAACCCCCATGGCACTGACCAACCCCGTATTCCTGGCGGTTCGTCGTCCGGTTCGGCAGTGGCCGTTGCGGCCGGGATCGTTCCCATCGCCATGGGCACCGACACCGCCGGGTCGATCCGCATCCCGTCGGCGTTCAACGGCCTGGTCGGTTATCGCAGCAGCAGCCGACGCTACAGCCGCGATGGCGTATTCCCCCTGGCCCACACCCTCGACAGCCTCGGCCCGCTGACCCGCAGTGTACGCGACGCCTTGGCCATCGACGATTTGCTGCATGGGCGCACCCAAACCCACCACGCCCGCAGCCTCAAGGGCCAACGCTTCGTATTGGCGCAACAGGATGTCGAGCCTGCTGTGCGCAACAACCTGCTGCGTGCAGTCGAGCAACTCAAGGCCCAAGGTGCGCTGATCGAAGAGCGCGAATGCCCGACCTTCCAGGCCACCCTGGACCTGATCAACCACCACGGCTGGCTCGGCTCGTTCGAAGCCTTCGCGCTGCACCAAGGGTTGCTCGACAGCCGCGACGCCGAACAACTCGACCCTCGCGTACGCCGCCGCCTCGAAGCCGCGCGTTCGCTGCCGGCCAGCCAACTGATCCACCTGACCGACGCGCGTCGGCGTCTGCAACAGCAACTGATCGATGACCTCGACGGCGCCATTCTCATCACCCCAACCGTTGCCCACGTGGCGCCCGCATTGGCACCGCTGGAAGCCGACGACGACCTGTTCGTGAAAACCAACCTTGCCACCCTGCGCCTGACCATGCCCGGCAGTCTGCTCGACATGCCCGGCGTGACCCTGCCCAGCGGCCGCGATGCCCAGGGCCTGTCCACCGGGCTGCTGCTCAGTGCCCCGGCGGGAGAAGACGCACGCCTGCTGCGCGCGGCGTTGTCCGTCGAAACCGTACTTAACGTTTAA
- a CDS encoding GntR family transcriptional regulator, which yields MKAVSASASRYAMIHQVLRDAIVNGTARHGLVLLEAPLAELFGTSRVPVRKALDLLHAEGLICRFNGRGYLINPEGLAMEPLRLPLSHTHLGLDGKDELVDTRPLGERIVEEIGAALSTCIAFGHYRLDEQAAADHYGVSRAVVREALMRLRDRGLVEKEPYSQWLAGPLTAREVTEDYELRACLEPEALRQSAPNLDRELLEAMLQRVLAAQDSPHCSLEAIEQIEEDLHQHCLAGLQNRKIAALIRQGQSPMIISRIFYRLLGIGADPAMLAEHRLILELLLHGAVDAAALNLREHLQRARQRMLQRLKVLSVLPEQPLPTYLHKIS from the coding sequence ATGAAAGCAGTGTCCGCCTCGGCCTCTCGCTACGCGATGATTCACCAAGTGTTGCGTGACGCGATCGTCAACGGCACCGCTCGCCACGGCCTGGTTTTGCTGGAAGCGCCGTTGGCCGAACTGTTCGGTACCAGCCGTGTACCGGTGCGCAAGGCCCTGGACCTGCTGCACGCCGAAGGCCTGATCTGCCGCTTCAATGGCCGGGGTTACCTGATCAACCCTGAAGGCCTGGCAATGGAGCCGCTGCGCCTGCCTTTGAGCCACACACACTTGGGTCTTGATGGTAAGGATGAGCTGGTGGATACGCGGCCGCTGGGGGAACGTATCGTCGAGGAAATCGGCGCGGCGCTGTCCACCTGCATTGCCTTCGGCCATTACCGCCTGGATGAGCAAGCCGCCGCCGACCACTACGGCGTCAGCCGTGCAGTGGTGCGTGAAGCACTGATGCGCCTGCGCGATCGCGGCCTGGTGGAAAAGGAACCCTATTCCCAATGGCTGGCGGGGCCTTTGACGGCGCGGGAAGTCACCGAAGACTACGAACTGCGCGCCTGCCTGGAACCCGAAGCCCTGCGCCAGAGCGCGCCGAACCTCGATCGCGAGCTGCTTGAAGCCATGTTGCAACGCGTGCTGGCTGCCCAGGACAGCCCGCACTGCAGCCTTGAGGCCATCGAGCAGATCGAGGAAGACTTGCACCAGCACTGCCTGGCCGGCTTGCAGAATCGCAAGATCGCTGCACTGATTCGCCAGGGGCAGAGCCCGATGATCATCAGCCGGATTTTTTATCGATTGCTGGGGATCGGCGCCGATCCGGCGATGTTGGCCGAACATCGGTTGATTCTTGAGCTCTTGTTGCATGGTGCGGTGGATGCAGCGGCGCTGAATCTGCGTGAGCATCTTCAGCGGGCACGCCAGCGCATGTTGCAACGGCTGAAGGTGCTCTCAGTCCTGCCAGAACAACCCTTGCCGACGTACTTGCACAAAATCAGCTGA